The following proteins are encoded in a genomic region of Chryseobacterium cucumeris:
- a CDS encoding alpha/beta fold hydrolase: MEILNSKIFSENVTNTPLLVFHGLFGMLDNWGSFGKDLGEYLPVHLIDLRNHGRSFHSESMSHDDLADDIARYMDHCGIQKAHVLGHSLGGKAVMQFAIKYPERVEKLIVVDISPKAYPPHHQGIIKALETVDFNTVTSRNEVEAVLNQYIPERSTVQFLTKNLYWDDNKKLGWRFNLKTLSEKYTEFVSNAIKFGVFEGETLFIAGAKSNYILPQDEFGIRQQFPKAKIVTVKNAGHWVQAENPVDFANVVKEFLGLN; this comes from the coding sequence ATGGAAATTTTAAACTCAAAAATATTCAGCGAAAATGTAACGAATACGCCGCTTCTAGTATTTCACGGACTATTCGGAATGCTCGACAACTGGGGAAGTTTCGGAAAGGATCTGGGAGAATATCTTCCGGTACACCTGATCGATCTTCGAAACCACGGAAGAAGTTTTCACTCAGAAAGTATGTCTCATGATGACCTTGCAGATGATATTGCCCGTTATATGGATCATTGTGGTATTCAGAAAGCTCATGTTTTAGGGCATTCTTTAGGCGGAAAAGCAGTGATGCAGTTTGCCATAAAATACCCTGAACGTGTTGAAAAACTGATTGTTGTAGATATTTCACCTAAAGCATATCCACCACATCATCAAGGGATTATCAAAGCACTGGAAACGGTTGATTTCAATACGGTAACTTCAAGAAATGAAGTGGAAGCTGTCCTGAATCAATATATTCCCGAAAGATCTACCGTGCAGTTTCTGACGAAAAATCTGTATTGGGATGACAATAAAAAACTGGGCTGGAGGTTCAACCTTAAAACATTATCTGAAAAATATACTGAGTTTGTTTCCAATGCCATCAAATTCGGAGTTTTTGAAGGTGAAACCTTGTTTATAGCAGGGGCAAAATCCAATTACATCCTTCCACAGGATGAATTCGGTATCAGGCAGCAGTTTCCTAAAGCTAAAATAGTGACGGTGAAAAATGCAGGACACTGGGTGCAGGCAGAAAATCCGGTTGATTTTGCAAATGTTGTTAAGGAATTTCTTGGTTTAAATTAA
- a CDS encoding microviridin/marinostatin family tricyclic proteinase inhibitor — protein MENKNSKKKPFFASFLEKQVKDPETVKGGGITSVLADQITTALQDQITTPLKDNVTKPDNDNVTMKYPSDGDEDVLEV, from the coding sequence ATGGAAAACAAAAATTCAAAAAAGAAGCCGTTTTTTGCATCATTCTTAGAAAAACAGGTTAAAGATCCTGAAACAGTAAAAGGTGGAGGTATTACTTCCGTATTGGCAGATCAGATCACTACAGCCCTGCAGGATCAGATCACGACTCCTCTTAAGGATAATGTTACCAAGCCTGATAATGATAATGTAACCATGAAATATCCTTCTGACGGTGATGAGGATGTTTTAGAAGTATGA
- a CDS encoding microviridin/marinostatin family tricyclic proteinase inhibitor: MKSNNSKKKPFFASFLEKQVKDPETVKGGSDITLAETDLITKPTIDTVTSPKDDMMHTLKYPSDGDDDTITIPL; this comes from the coding sequence ATGAAAAGCAACAACTCAAAGAAGAAGCCGTTTTTCGCATCATTCCTGGAAAAACAGGTGAAGGATCCCGAAACTGTAAAAGGAGGAAGTGACATCACACTTGCTGAAACAGATTTGATTACAAAGCCGACAATAGACACGGTAACCTCTCCAAAAGATGATATGATGCACACGCTGAAATATCCATCTGACGGTGATGATGATACAATCACTATTCCACTATAA
- a CDS encoding MvdC family ATP-grasp ribosomal peptide maturase, translated as MILCITHSQDFYNIDLFFEYLTSKNIPFFRLNSDRLNHLQKISIHEDSFELTDESGNTIHSDDIKGVWHRKAWRISAPEELDQDYEKIFLNEYGSLRYNLITALEHIPWINPYENEKKIDGNKIFQLKIAQRNNLTIPKTIFSNDEEKITTFFHQYCQGKAIAKLHGVTAKTMSGENMISTTVIEEESLEHLSDIAYCPMIFQPYIEKQYELRIVYVDGEFFTGKINNSENADWRVAREGYFWEAYELPDAIKANLTYMMKEMGLYIGAIDMIKGRDGAYYFLEVNPQGEWGMLQKELGFPIAEKIADNLIERINFHE; from the coding sequence ATGATTCTCTGCATCACCCACTCACAGGATTTTTATAATATTGATCTCTTTTTCGAATATCTTACCTCTAAAAATATTCCCTTTTTCAGACTGAATTCTGACCGCCTGAACCATCTTCAGAAAATCAGTATTCATGAAGATTCATTTGAATTGACTGACGAATCAGGAAATACCATCCATTCTGATGATATCAAAGGCGTATGGCACAGAAAAGCCTGGAGGATCAGTGCACCCGAAGAACTGGATCAGGATTATGAAAAAATCTTTCTCAACGAATATGGCAGCCTGAGGTATAACCTGATAACGGCTTTAGAACATATTCCCTGGATCAACCCTTATGAAAACGAAAAAAAAATCGACGGTAATAAGATCTTTCAGCTGAAAATTGCACAAAGAAATAATTTAACCATTCCCAAAACCATTTTTTCTAATGATGAAGAAAAAATAACCACATTTTTCCATCAGTACTGCCAGGGAAAAGCCATTGCGAAGCTTCACGGAGTTACCGCAAAAACAATGTCAGGGGAAAATATGATTTCCACTACAGTTATTGAGGAAGAATCCCTGGAACACCTTTCAGATATTGCATACTGTCCGATGATTTTTCAACCCTATATTGAAAAACAATATGAATTACGAATCGTGTATGTAGATGGTGAGTTTTTCACAGGAAAAATCAATAACAGTGAAAATGCAGACTGGAGAGTTGCCCGCGAAGGATATTTCTGGGAAGCCTACGAATTACCTGATGCTATTAAAGCCAATCTCACTTACATGATGAAAGAAATGGGACTTTATATAGGAGCGATCGATATGATCAAAGGAAGAGACGGGGCGTATTATTTCCTTGAAGTCAATCCTCAGGGAGAATGGGGAATGCTTCAGAAAGAACTGGGATTTCCCATTGCAGAAAAAATTGCCGATAACCTTATCGAAAGAATTAATTTCCATGAATAA
- a CDS encoding MvdD family ATP-grasp ribosomal peptide maturase — translation MNKILIITHTADNFSIEKVTEYIEKNNCEVIRFDVDVYPLQNKLSTIFQDGEWVSYLETPETKHRLDDISAIWYRRAYNIGKGLKEEMDSKFYGAAMGEIRNTLFGFFESVDAYSLGKPSVYRRLDSKEEQLKIADKLGLTIPATCLTNNPDEARKFILKHQNVIAKMQTGFAIYEDGVENVVFTNVVGEDKLEELDSLLYCPMQFQQMIQKKKELRITIVGRDVYAFEIDSQQSEDAKIDWRKDGVNLIDKWSRTELPADVEAKLLELLDTYNVDYGAIDMIVSPEDEYYFIEINAAGEFFWLDNLTDGNLISKSIADVLCDKAPRRNNEVMA, via the coding sequence ATGAATAAAATTTTAATAATTACCCATACCGCAGATAACTTTTCCATTGAAAAAGTAACAGAATACATTGAAAAAAATAATTGTGAAGTCATTCGCTTTGATGTAGACGTTTATCCATTACAAAACAAACTGTCCACTATTTTCCAGGATGGAGAATGGGTAAGTTACCTTGAAACGCCTGAAACAAAACATCGTTTGGACGATATTTCTGCCATATGGTACAGAAGAGCCTACAATATCGGAAAAGGATTAAAGGAAGAAATGGACTCAAAATTTTACGGTGCGGCTATGGGAGAAATCAGAAATACCCTTTTCGGTTTCTTCGAATCTGTGGATGCTTATTCTCTGGGAAAACCAAGTGTTTACAGAAGACTCGACAGCAAAGAAGAACAATTGAAAATTGCAGATAAATTAGGGCTGACCATTCCGGCAACCTGTCTTACTAATAATCCTGATGAAGCAAGGAAATTTATTCTGAAACATCAGAATGTGATTGCCAAAATGCAGACCGGGTTTGCTATCTATGAAGACGGGGTAGAAAATGTAGTGTTTACCAATGTTGTTGGCGAAGATAAACTGGAAGAACTGGATTCATTGCTGTATTGTCCGATGCAGTTTCAGCAGATGATTCAGAAGAAAAAAGAACTTCGTATTACCATTGTGGGAAGAGACGTTTACGCATTCGAAATAGATTCCCAGCAGTCTGAAGATGCCAAAATAGACTGGAGAAAAGACGGGGTTAATTTGATTGATAAATGGAGCAGAACAGAACTTCCGGCAGATGTAGAAGCAAAACTGCTTGAACTGCTTGATACTTATAATGTAGATTATGGAGCCATAGATATGATTGTTTCTCCTGAAGACGAATATTATTTTATCGAGATCAATGCGGCAGGAGAGTTCTTCTGGCTGGATAATCTTACAGATGGAAACCTTATTTCCAAAAGCATTGCAGATGTTCTCTGCGACAAAGCGCCAAGAAGAAATAATGAGGTAATGGCGTAA
- a CDS encoding NAD-dependent epimerase/dehydratase family protein encodes MIFVTGATGILGRIIVLELLKRGKSVRASKRPGSNLNEVKHSYSFYTENPDDFFNKIEWVNVDFDDLDSLKTALQGVDEVYHCAAKVSFHPKDEKEMYHTNIKGTENLLFACEGSDVKKFLHVSSVAVLDNFNEKGELDEDSDFNPKLEHSAYAISKHLSEMEAWRASAEGLNVVIINPGMIVGSGNWNQSSGELFSTFEDNSFTFSGGSAYVDVRDVANTAIGLMENNLFGERFIIVAENNRYAELAKQVRSRLGLKDARILSQSVLNIGRIANTLFGWLIPKLRMVTKSNIEAISSFNTISNHKVREKLNYQFIPVKESIDFHLNNYINDKKLKK; translated from the coding sequence ATGATTTTTGTAACGGGGGCTACCGGAATTCTGGGAAGAATAATTGTACTGGAACTTCTTAAAAGAGGGAAAAGTGTACGTGCTTCCAAACGGCCGGGCAGCAATTTAAACGAAGTAAAGCATTCATACAGCTTTTATACGGAGAATCCTGACGATTTTTTCAATAAAATTGAATGGGTAAATGTAGATTTTGATGATCTCGATTCTTTAAAAACTGCACTGCAAGGCGTAGATGAGGTGTATCACTGTGCTGCCAAAGTAAGTTTTCATCCGAAAGATGAAAAAGAAATGTACCATACCAATATCAAGGGTACGGAAAATCTTTTGTTTGCCTGTGAAGGATCCGACGTTAAAAAATTTCTCCACGTAAGTTCTGTTGCCGTTCTTGATAATTTCAATGAAAAAGGAGAACTGGACGAAGATTCTGACTTTAATCCAAAACTGGAACATTCTGCCTACGCCATCTCTAAGCATTTATCCGAAATGGAGGCATGGAGAGCATCAGCAGAAGGACTGAATGTGGTGATCATTAATCCCGGCATGATCGTAGGAAGCGGAAACTGGAACCAAAGCAGCGGCGAGCTTTTCTCAACCTTTGAAGACAATAGCTTTACCTTTTCAGGAGGCTCTGCTTATGTCGACGTAAGGGACGTAGCCAATACGGCTATAGGATTAATGGAAAATAACCTTTTCGGAGAACGTTTTATTATTGTCGCTGAAAACAACAGATATGCTGAACTTGCCAAACAGGTAAGATCACGCCTGGGACTTAAAGATGCGAGAATTCTTTCACAATCTGTACTCAATATCGGAAGAATAGCCAACACCCTTTTCGGATGGCTGATTCCCAAACTAAGGATGGTAACCAAATCAAATATTGAGGCCATCTCTTCATTCAACACCATTTCCAATCACAAAGTCAGAGAAAAGCTGAATTATCAGTTTATTCCCGTAAAAGAAAGTATAGACTTTCACCTGAATAATTATATTAACGACAAAAAGCTGAAGAAATGA
- a CDS encoding AMP-dependent synthetase/ligase gives MNLAEAIILKNVEKHPIKAAIGFKKKDAWKELSWKKFSEIIFKTANALKESGVQENDRVAIYSDNSSEWMIMDLASLAIGAVTVPIYSTNNAEQAEHIINDSGAKAVLVGNQMQYDACLEFLHKEENNLETIIVSKKAVWIKKEFNSFYLEDFIAKASPELEICKKENDDTATLIYTSGTTGIPKGVMLTHGNFIKAFDSHFEFFKFKNFEEELSLAFLPLSHVFERSWSLLCLYGGARVYFLEDPKNVAKALEEVKPTAMCAVPRFFQKVYAGVLEKAEEGSALKKKIFDWALKTGWETAELRRNERPVPFGLKFKESVADMLVFSKIKNKMGGRLWFLPCGGASLSPEVTRFFESVGIHVTVGYGLTETTATLTLFPLTHFEHGTSGKPLPGVEMRIGENDEIQARGNGIMKGYYNKPEETRKVFTEDGWFKTGDAGKFDEKGNLIITDRIKDLMKTSNGKYIAPQQIENLLTNNNFIQQIMLIAEGRQFVSALIVPNFEFLQDYIKKNNIPFTNWEDAVKNEKVIDLYKEKIKELQSHLADYEKVKKFTLMPAEFDINTGEITPTLKVKRNVVIKKYADIIEKMY, from the coding sequence ATGAATCTTGCAGAGGCAATTATCCTTAAAAATGTAGAAAAACATCCTATAAAAGCGGCCATCGGATTTAAAAAGAAAGATGCCTGGAAAGAGCTGAGCTGGAAAAAATTCAGTGAAATTATTTTTAAAACAGCCAATGCTTTAAAAGAATCCGGAGTTCAGGAAAATGACAGAGTGGCGATTTATTCAGACAACTCATCAGAATGGATGATCATGGATCTGGCTTCTCTGGCTATCGGGGCAGTTACAGTACCCATTTATTCCACGAATAATGCTGAGCAGGCAGAACATATCATCAACGATTCCGGTGCTAAAGCCGTTTTGGTAGGAAACCAGATGCAGTACGATGCCTGTCTTGAGTTTTTACATAAAGAAGAAAACAATCTTGAAACCATTATTGTTTCTAAAAAAGCAGTGTGGATCAAGAAAGAGTTCAATAGTTTTTATCTTGAAGATTTTATCGCAAAAGCCTCGCCGGAGCTGGAGATCTGTAAGAAAGAAAATGATGATACCGCTACATTAATCTATACTTCCGGAACTACCGGAATTCCAAAAGGAGTAATGCTTACCCATGGAAATTTCATCAAAGCATTCGACTCACACTTTGAATTTTTTAAGTTTAAAAACTTTGAAGAAGAACTTTCACTGGCATTCTTACCTTTAAGCCATGTATTTGAAAGAAGCTGGAGTTTACTTTGTTTGTACGGTGGTGCCCGTGTGTATTTCCTTGAAGATCCGAAAAATGTTGCCAAAGCACTGGAAGAAGTAAAACCTACCGCCATGTGTGCAGTACCAAGATTTTTCCAGAAAGTATATGCCGGAGTTCTTGAAAAAGCGGAAGAAGGTTCAGCTCTGAAAAAGAAAATCTTTGACTGGGCGCTTAAAACCGGATGGGAAACCGCAGAATTAAGAAGAAATGAAAGACCGGTTCCTTTTGGATTAAAGTTCAAAGAATCTGTAGCTGATATGTTGGTTTTCAGTAAAATTAAAAATAAAATGGGAGGGAGATTATGGTTTTTACCTTGCGGTGGAGCTTCATTATCACCCGAAGTTACCCGTTTCTTTGAATCGGTGGGCATTCACGTAACTGTTGGATACGGATTAACGGAAACTACTGCAACATTGACCCTTTTCCCTTTAACTCACTTTGAGCATGGAACCAGTGGAAAGCCTCTTCCTGGAGTAGAAATGCGTATCGGTGAAAATGATGAAATCCAGGCCAGAGGGAACGGAATCATGAAAGGATACTACAATAAACCTGAAGAAACCCGGAAAGTATTCACAGAAGACGGATGGTTCAAAACCGGTGATGCCGGAAAGTTTGATGAGAAAGGAAACCTGATCATCACAGACAGAATTAAAGACCTGATGAAAACTTCCAACGGAAAATATATTGCTCCGCAACAGATTGAAAACCTTCTGACCAATAATAATTTTATCCAGCAGATTATGCTGATTGCGGAAGGAAGACAGTTTGTTTCAGCACTGATCGTTCCTAATTTCGAATTTTTACAGGACTATATTAAGAAAAATAATATTCCTTTTACCAATTGGGAAGATGCTGTAAAAAATGAGAAAGTAATCGATCTTTACAAAGAAAAAATCAAAGAATTACAGAGCCACCTGGCAGATTATGAAAAAGTGAAGAAATTCACGCTAATGCCGGCAGAATTTGACATTAATACAGGAGAAATTACTCCCACTCTGAAAGTCAAAAGAAATGTGGTGATCAAAAAATATGCGGATATTATAGAGAAGATGTATTAA
- a CDS encoding diphosphomevalonate/mevalonate 3,5-bisphosphate decarboxylase family protein, translating to MTTQDFIGKENFNIYTQTVSESCPSNIALIKYWGKYADQIPANPSISYTLNHCKTNTSMEFTANEPFSVQTFLAGNEEVKFAEKIEKYFRNIEQYLPWILKGKYIIRTENTFPHSSGIASSASGFGAIAKCLMALDVSFTGKTSEEESLRKASFLARLGSGSACRSLYNGLVVWGETDEVKGSSDLFGVQYPDAEIHEVFKNFNDWVLLVHEGQKSVSSTVGHGLMKTNPYAERRFQEARENFIPMKDILKKGDMESFIKLVEHEALTLHAMMMMSDPAFILMKTGTLEVINKIWNFRRETGLPLFFTLDAGANVHLLFPNNGTEEQIKAFIEAELLQHTQKNGVVKDIMKF from the coding sequence ATGACAACACAGGATTTTATAGGAAAAGAAAATTTCAATATTTATACCCAAACGGTTTCAGAAAGTTGCCCGTCTAATATTGCCCTGATTAAATACTGGGGAAAATATGCTGATCAGATTCCTGCTAACCCAAGCATCAGCTACACGTTAAACCATTGTAAGACCAATACTTCAATGGAATTTACTGCGAATGAGCCTTTTTCAGTACAAACTTTTCTGGCTGGAAATGAAGAAGTGAAGTTTGCCGAAAAAATTGAAAAATATTTCAGAAATATAGAACAGTATCTTCCATGGATTCTGAAAGGAAAATATATCATCAGAACAGAGAATACATTCCCGCATAGTTCCGGGATTGCAAGTTCTGCTTCAGGATTTGGAGCGATTGCAAAATGTCTGATGGCATTGGATGTTTCATTTACAGGAAAAACTTCTGAAGAAGAATCTTTGAGAAAAGCTTCATTCTTAGCAAGATTAGGAAGTGGAAGTGCATGCCGAAGCCTATACAACGGACTTGTCGTGTGGGGTGAAACCGATGAGGTAAAAGGAAGTTCAGATTTGTTCGGAGTACAGTATCCCGATGCTGAAATTCATGAAGTATTCAAAAATTTTAATGATTGGGTTCTGTTAGTCCATGAAGGGCAGAAAAGTGTTTCTTCAACAGTAGGTCACGGCCTGATGAAGACGAATCCTTATGCAGAAAGAAGATTTCAGGAAGCAAGGGAAAATTTTATTCCCATGAAAGACATCCTGAAAAAAGGAGATATGGAAAGCTTTATCAAATTGGTAGAACATGAAGCACTTACCCTGCATGCCATGATGATGATGAGTGATCCTGCTTTTATCCTGATGAAAACAGGAACATTGGAAGTCATCAATAAAATCTGGAATTTCAGAAGAGAAACCGGTCTTCCTTTATTCTTTACGCTGGATGCAGGAGCAAATGTTCATCTTCTGTTCCCGAATAATGGGACTGAAGAACAGATTAAAGCCTTCATTGAAGCTGAATTATTACAACATACTCAGAAAAATGGAGTAGTGAAGGATATAATGAAATTTTAA
- a CDS encoding endonuclease/exonuclease/phosphatase family protein, translating into MWIIYLTLAIVLLVMTILPKIQHSHWIFRVPEFAKIQVTYLILCTFLLGFFTDSTEYFWYYQGLLLVMFIHHGQTLIRYTHFYPVKKHRQRHRSSDKLHFISANVYQFNKEYEKFIGLVKKHNPDFFMTMESNSDWEKAMRPLEKEYSYQHKVTLENTYGMHFYSRVEIKEAKTHYFVADDIPSIEIHMKTADGFSFVFFGVHPPPPSPTEEETSKERDGDLLSTAKRVKDIQKPVIVVGDFNNVAWSRSSVLFRKTSHLIDPRIGYSFVSTFHAKYRLLRFPIDLMFHSEDIFIKQLKTLENFGSDHLPVYCEFFIDHHNDEQEELIETATAEEKAEAEIMIEEGKKEDGERETVVTED; encoded by the coding sequence ATGTGGATTATTTACCTGACTCTGGCCATAGTTCTTCTGGTCATGACAATACTGCCGAAAATTCAGCATTCCCACTGGATATTCAGAGTTCCTGAATTTGCCAAAATACAGGTCACCTACCTTATATTATGTACTTTTTTATTAGGCTTTTTCACAGATTCTACAGAATATTTCTGGTATTATCAGGGGCTTCTGCTGGTTATGTTTATTCATCACGGCCAAACACTGATCAGATACACCCATTTCTATCCTGTAAAAAAACACAGACAGCGTCACAGATCTTCTGATAAACTACATTTTATTTCTGCCAATGTATATCAGTTTAATAAAGAGTATGAGAAATTCATAGGGCTTGTTAAAAAACATAACCCTGATTTTTTCATGACGATGGAAAGCAACAGTGACTGGGAGAAAGCAATGAGACCTCTGGAAAAAGAATATTCCTACCAACACAAAGTAACTCTTGAAAATACCTATGGAATGCATTTTTATTCAAGAGTTGAGATTAAAGAAGCGAAAACCCATTATTTTGTAGCTGATGATATTCCGAGCATAGAGATCCATATGAAAACTGCTGATGGCTTTTCTTTTGTTTTCTTTGGAGTTCATCCGCCGCCGCCAAGTCCTACGGAAGAAGAAACATCAAAGGAAAGAGATGGCGATCTTTTGAGTACTGCCAAGCGTGTAAAAGACATCCAAAAACCGGTTATCGTGGTGGGAGACTTCAATAATGTGGCCTGGTCACGGTCATCTGTTCTTTTTAGAAAAACAAGTCATCTGATAGATCCGAGAATCGGATACTCTTTCGTTTCTACCTTTCATGCGAAATACCGTCTTTTAAGGTTTCCTATCGATCTGATGTTTCACAGTGAAGATATTTTTATTAAACAGCTGAAGACCTTGGAAAATTTTGGTTCAGACCACCTTCCGGTATACTGCGAGTTTTTCATAGATCATCACAACGATGAACAGGAAGAACTGATAGAAACAGCAACTGCTGAAGAGAAAGCTGAGGCTGAAATCATGATCGAGGAAGGAAAGAAAGAAGATGGCGAACGGGAAACTGTGGTCACTGAGGATTAA
- a CDS encoding nuclear transport factor 2 family protein: protein MNKLMAFLVLISISCFGQQNTDIEKPIRNLFLGMKNADPELVKSAFAESAVLQTITKDGTVKSDSISDFIASVSKFTKGDLDERIIVEAIHTDGNLATVFTPYSFYLKGKLSHCGANSFQLVKQNNEWKIQYIIDTRRKDNCKEIQ, encoded by the coding sequence ATGAATAAATTAATGGCATTTCTTGTTCTGATTAGTATTTCGTGCTTCGGCCAGCAGAATACAGATATTGAAAAACCTATCCGAAACCTGTTTCTTGGTATGAAAAATGCAGATCCTGAGTTGGTAAAATCCGCTTTTGCAGAGAGTGCAGTACTTCAAACCATCACCAAGGACGGTACTGTGAAAAGTGATAGTATTTCGGATTTCATTGCTTCGGTTTCCAAATTTACAAAAGGAGATCTGGATGAAAGAATTATAGTGGAAGCCATTCATACGGATGGGAATCTGGCAACTGTTTTTACCCCTTATTCTTTTTATTTAAAAGGAAAATTATCACACTGCGGGGCTAACAGTTTTCAGCTGGTAAAACAGAATAATGAATGGAAGATCCAGTATATTATTGATACGAGAAGAAAGGATAACTGTAAAGAAATACAATAA
- a CDS encoding VOC family protein, whose amino-acid sequence MKIHHIAIICSDYAVSKKFYTEILDLNIIREVYREERQSYKLDLAIGDHYVIELFSFPDPPQRPSRPEACGLRHLAFSVENVSEKRNELVEKGLNCEEIRIDEFTGKEFFFTQDPDQLPLEFYEM is encoded by the coding sequence ATGAAGATTCACCATATTGCCATCATCTGTTCAGATTACGCCGTTTCAAAAAAGTTTTATACGGAAATTTTAGATCTGAATATCATCCGTGAAGTATACCGCGAAGAAAGACAGTCTTATAAACTTGATCTTGCTATAGGAGATCATTATGTGATCGAACTGTTTTCCTTTCCCGATCCTCCCCAACGTCCCTCACGTCCCGAAGCATGTGGTTTAAGGCATCTCGCTTTCTCGGTAGAAAATGTCAGTGAAAAACGAAATGAGCTGGTAGAAAAAGGATTAAACTGTGAAGAAATCCGCATAGACGAATTCACCGGAAAAGAATTTTTCTTTACCCAGGATCCCGACCAGCTGCCGTTAGAGTTTTATGAAATGTAA
- a CDS encoding DUF1634 domain-containing protein produces MKKNFTDVDLNRSVGNLLRLGVILSVATSLIGFVKLFIEGFKMPEKYTSLVVGTSSEKVWGHFWNSLCKGEGMAIIQLGILLLIFTPLMRIVFALIGYLKEKDYVYVVISSIVLAIMAVSFFAGYAH; encoded by the coding sequence ATGAAAAAGAATTTTACAGATGTCGATCTGAACCGTTCGGTAGGAAATCTTCTGAGACTGGGTGTTATTCTGTCTGTGGCTACATCATTGATTGGTTTTGTCAAGTTATTTATTGAAGGTTTTAAAATGCCCGAAAAATATACCAGCCTTGTGGTAGGTACTTCTTCTGAAAAAGTATGGGGACATTTTTGGAACTCTCTGTGTAAAGGAGAAGGAATGGCTATCATTCAGCTGGGTATTCTTTTGCTGATCTTCACTCCCCTTATGAGAATTGTTTTCGCTTTAATAGGTTATTTAAAAGAAAAAGACTACGTATATGTAGTCATTTCTTCTATTGTTTTAGCGATTATGGCGGTGAGTTTCTTTGCCGGTTACGCGCACTAA
- a CDS encoding sulfite exporter TauE/SafE family protein: MSEIIILFLGAISAGLLGSLTGLGGGVIIIPLLTLGFGVPMHYAIGASLISVIGTSSGAAVAFVKEGFTNMRIGMFLEIATTAGAIIGALVSGMLNPNTIGIIFASILLLTVILNLKGKPDHQEPLVKGSLEEKLKLYGTFPDKGVLKSYSARNTVPGFLMMMFAGAMSGLLGIGSGALKVLAMDNMMKLPFKVSTTTSNFMIGVTAVASALIYFQRGEIIPVIVAPVLIGVVIGSFIGSKTLMVSKTKKLKVFFAIVITILSIYMMYNGINKSFR; the protein is encoded by the coding sequence ATGTCAGAAATCATCATACTCTTCCTTGGCGCAATTTCAGCGGGTCTTTTAGGTTCACTTACGGGTTTAGGAGGAGGAGTTATCATCATTCCTTTATTAACGCTGGGATTCGGCGTTCCAATGCATTACGCTATCGGTGCTTCACTTATTTCTGTGATCGGGACCTCTTCCGGTGCGGCTGTAGCTTTCGTAAAAGAAGGCTTTACCAATATGAGAATCGGAATGTTTCTCGAAATAGCCACCACAGCAGGCGCTATTATTGGAGCCCTTGTTTCAGGAATGCTTAACCCAAATACAATCGGAATTATTTTCGCAAGTATCCTTCTTTTAACCGTTATTTTAAATCTTAAAGGGAAACCTGATCACCAGGAACCTTTGGTAAAAGGAAGTCTGGAGGAAAAGCTGAAACTGTACGGAACATTTCCCGATAAAGGAGTATTGAAAAGCTATTCTGCAAGAAATACAGTTCCCGGATTTTTGATGATGATGTTTGCAGGAGCCATGTCCGGACTTCTGGGAATAGGTTCCGGTGCATTGAAAGTATTGGCAATGGACAATATGATGAAGCTTCCTTTCAAAGTATCTACAACCACCAGTAATTTCATGATCGGAGTAACAGCAGTGGCCAGTGCCCTGATCTATTTCCAGAGGGGAGAAATCATTCCGGTAATTGTAGCTCCCGTACTGATCGGAGTTGTGATCGGAAGTTTTATCGGTTCAAAAACGCTGATGGTATCGAAGACCAAAAAATTGAAAGTATTTTTTGCCATCGTGATTACCATTCTCTCCATTTATATGATGTATAACGGTATCAACAAAAGTTTCAGATAA